Genomic segment of Eschrichtius robustus isolate mEscRob2 chromosome 7, mEscRob2.pri, whole genome shotgun sequence:
CAGCCAAGCTCCGACACCCTGTTCTACAGGATCATGTCAGTGTCTGGGCCCGAAGCAGCCTCCAGAGTGTCCCTGGGACTCGGGAAACCAAGATGACAACCACACACAAGCATCTAGAATCAGCTGCATCGTTTGCGGGGCCAGGCACAGAATGAAAATGTGGaaactttgtttaaaatttattatgaatTTCGAGATGGCAAGACCAGAACGTGACACCAAGCGGCCCTGTGGGACTGCCACTTCATATCCGTGATCATCACCCTGAGAGGATAAAAATGAAAACGCTTCAGGACACACTACAAATGCAACATTGACTGTGGCAGTCATTAGGCAGAGGGCTGATTGGCCGTGTAACAGAGTGTCCAGAGGATGGCACTGTTGGATTTCATTCTCTGCCTGGGGCTGAACAAGCTTTGGAGGGTCTGGTGGAAAGAACACAGTGAAATGGAAGGCAGAGGGTGTTTCTCAGGATCTTCTTGCAAGTTCTGTCCCAGCACATCCGTCCAAATCACTTTGTCCTGAGCCACAACCCACATCAGCCCTCCAGGGAGTGACTGAGGTCAGAGGCCCTTGGGCCTTGTCCCCAGAGGACTCGGTGCCCCAGGAGGCTCAAGATAAGAGGTCAGTAGGACCCCACACCAGGCCGATGGCAACCAGGAGACAAAAGCACTGTAATGTCCTTTAGAGCCAAGAAGATCAGAATTGGAGCATCAAGAGAGGGGCCAGGGGGTGTGTGTAGGGGACACTAGAGCTGGGCCTTCATGGAAGGTGGACTTGGGCTGCAGAGCTGGGGCCGGGGCAGCCACGGCAGTCACCTGAGGGCTGAGAACAGGGGGTGGCCTTGAGTGTATCTGGCTGGAGCTGGGCGTCTGAGCAGGGATGTAGAGGGAGCGGAGGCTGGAAGAGTTGTGCAGGCCCCAGGACACCGGGCAGACAGGATTTACGGCCGGATGTGTCTCTCTGCCAGAGCTCAGCCTCCTGCCCCTGACATGTGGGGAGGTCAAGGAAGGCATGGGGCTGACTGTCGTTTTCCACTTGCAAGTATCCACTTCACACCTGCTCACACCCAGGCCTGCATACCCACACACGGGCTCTTACACAGACGCGTCCATTCCCCCCGACCTGCAGAGACACCGCCCACATGTGTCCACCCCTCTCCGTGACTCTCCCTTCCACTTCCCCCCAGGGAAAGAAGGGCCTGAAaggaggggtgggcagggtgTGGGGCTAGGGGACCATCAGGCCCAGGTCTCACACCCAAGAAAGGCCACAGATTAGACTTCTGAGTTTATTTCCAAGTGAGACTTTGATGCAGGCACAGAAATACACAACCGGGACTAAAAGATGTCTGTCATCCATCCTTACAATTGAGCAACATTGTCGTACCAGGAATTAGTATTTTCTGTAACTCCAGTAATTAAACAATAatgtttttattgcatttttgtGTTAAAGCTGTTCATTGGTTCCATGTAAACATTTAAcacaaaccattaaaaaaaaaatattctgggaACTTCAACCAGTGGGAATGGCCCAGGTCTCTCCAGGCCTCCTATAGGCTCTGCTCTGGTCAGCGGTCAGAACTTCCTACTCCACCCCATTCCATGTGTGACCTCAAGAGTCAGATGTCCTCTTTTGCGGTCAGTGGGGAAGGAGCCTGGTCCCAAGGCCCAAGCCCAAGCCCAGGGCTGGACACACATTGCTCAAGAAAGCCACCGAGTGCAGCCAGAGCCAAATGCGGCCAGTAAGGACCTGAGTTCGCCAGTGGCCAGGAGCCCTCCCCCAGGAGGACTGGATGTCATCACCTGAGTACATGGAGCAAGAATAGGGACGTTGCAAATACCGAAGCAAGAGTGCATTTATTCCAAcaaattcaaatccaggtcttgtCATCCATGGAGTCCTTGTGGGAGGGGAGCCCATGGTGTGTGAGGCTGGTGAGCTGGTGGTGCAAAGTAGCTGCAGAGACACAGGCCACGGGCTGCCCCACCCCTCAGGGTTAGCTGTGCATCCCCTTCCAAACATCTTGCAGTTTGAGTCCACAGCGGCAAGTGACCCTGTATGAACCAGCAGGTCAAAGTACCTCCagccacagtgttcactgcagcctgAGGGCTTCCGTCCTACCCTCTCTCCATCCCGCAGTTGCTTTAGGGGATAGTTTTCAGTGACTCAGGGGTCATCTTATAAAGCACCTGGACACTGAATCAGCAGAGGCGCGGAGCGGTCAGAACGTGCCCTGGATGTGACAGGCAGCCCAGTCATCCTGCTGGGTACTGGCCGACCTCAGTCCCGTTTGCCCCGCACTCCCCAGCCCCCAAAGTCGAATTGTCTTCAGCTACCAGGTGACCTGCTAAACCTCAGTGGGGTACTTGGGGAGGTCCTGGGCTTCGGTGATCGACAGACCTATGGAGACCCGTGGGTTGGAATCATGCCATTGACTGTTGTTACTTGAACTGCCCGAGTTTTGGCTTCCGCGTGTGTGAATTGGGAGTCATGATGCTCATCTCACAGGTTGTGGGAATAACGTGGAGTGGGTGTGGCGCACACAGCCCATTCCTTTCCCCTTCACTCCCTGAGGTTATTGGAATAAACCCCATGCCTCTCACGTCCTTTAATTTCCATTAATCTCTGCGCATCTCCCATCTATACTCCTCGGCCTTGTTTTCCCTCAGTTTTCTGCTGACTCTGGATAATTTTTCTCTTGTCCCCTTTTCTTCATCTCCCCTTCCACCCCAGCAACACTTCCAGGCTTTCCTCTTCTCCCCAAACCCCCATTGCCTGTTGGCATCCCCTCCCCTGCAGTTCAACCCAGTGGTGTGTGCTTGGGGTGGGCCGTGAGAGGGAGAGCAGGTCTTTACTGCAAGGACCTGGTGgctccccttccttctccaggCTGCCACCCAGGTGGACGTAGTCTCTGTCATGCCCAGCAGGACACAGGACCTCTCACTAGGAGCCCCCTCCACCCTGCCTCCCCCACCCACGGGCCAGCACTACCTGCACCCACACTCGGCCACGCTCATCCCTTCATAGTGGTACTTGAGGGTGGGGACCCCCATGTCATCCTTGTAGAGGATGGAGATGGGGCTCAGTTTGGTGGGCACACAGCAGGCCTTGCCCACCTTCATGGGGAACTTGAGATGCACCAGGGTCTGCACGATGGCGTGTTTCGTCGGGGTCACGTCGTCAGCGAGGGGGAAGAAGCAGCCGCCTTTACATTCAAAGGCATCGTACTCCTTGGGCGCGATGATCCAGCTGTCCCAGCCGATGTCCTCAAAGTTCACCCGCAGGGAGGTCTTCTGACAGTGGTTGTTGGCCCCGGCACTCCTCTTCCGTCTGGCCGAAGACGAGCTCATGGCCACGTGGCTTTGcacatcctcctcctcttcctcgtcCTTCTTCTCACCTGCCTCCATCAGGCCGCTCTTGAACAGCTTCTTGAGCACACTCTCCTGCTCGTGGCCGATCATCTCCCTGAGCTCCAGCCTGGTCTCCTTGGTGCCATTGCTGCGGTCATTGGAGAAGACGACAAAGAAGGGCAGGTTTTTGGAGCTGGGGGGGACACTGATATCCAGCTTGTCACAGCCCTTCCTGTGACTCTCCACTGTCACTTCCAGTTTGTTTTTGCTCTTAGTGGGGTCTGCTCGGATCCACCTCTTCACAGCACTGGACACCTCAAAGTTCTCCCAGCCCTCGTCCCGGATATCCTGGGACACCAGGAAGGTCTTGGTTCCCCCAGAAGCATCCCAGGCATTGGCTCCATCCAGAACATCATAAATGACCATGTTTCCTTTCAGCTCGTGAGAGGAGTCCACGTGACTTTGACAGGAGAGGTAGAGTCGGAGCTCGGCCCTGGTGATCTGCTCATGCCTGGGAATGGAGATGTTGAAGAGCAAGATGTGTTTCTGGAAAGGGAAGTCTTCTGTGGCGGCTATAGAGACGGCATCTGAAATGCAAATACACGGTGACAGTCATCTGCTGGGAGAGTCTGTTTTCATAACACCAAAGCTGAGACTCATGGTTTAGATGAAAGGGCATCTGGCATGACATTGTCTATCTCTATCAAGTCTCTGTTTGGTTTCACTTAAGCCCTTAATGTAGAAgggtattttaaaatgtacatttggcATCTTCCAAAGAAAAATAGAGGCAGGAGATGCATTGCATTGAAATTGACAGCTCCagctgtttattgagcatttactacgtGCCCAGCTTTGCACCAGGAGCTTTGCATATTatatttcacttttctcttcACACTGACCCCCAGAAGATCTAATTATTATTCCActtttacagatgtggagactGGGACTTAGGGTGTTTAACTGCCAAAGTGCATACATCCTGTAACGatcctcactttaaaaaaaaaaaaaaaagaatcaaataaacaaaacagaaaagcacaCTGTCAGCCTCAGAGTGCAGATCCTGAGTGTATGATTTTAAAGGAGAGATCATGGGAGGGGATGGTAAAATTCCAACATTATGGCAATGTTAAAAATCTCAGCA
This window contains:
- the GDF2 gene encoding growth/differentiation factor 2; this encodes MCRGALWVALPVLSLLACSAQGKPLEIRGRGSAGADAHRLLGGPGGEREGGTFDLRMFLENMKVDFLRSLNLSGVPSQDKTRAEPPQYMIDLYNRYTTDKTSTPASNIVRSFSVEDAVSIAATEDFPFQKHILLFNISIPRHEQITRAELRLYLSCQSHVDSSHELKGNMVIYDVLDGANAWDASGGTKTFLVSQDIRDEGWENFEVSSAVKRWIRADPTKSKNKLEVTVESHRKGCDKLDISVPPSSKNLPFFVVFSNDRSNGTKETRLELREMIGHEQESVLKKLFKSGLMEAGEKKDEEEEEDVQSHVAMSSSSARRKRSAGANNHCQKTSLRVNFEDIGWDSWIIAPKEYDAFECKGGCFFPLADDVTPTKHAIVQTLVHLKFPMKVGKACCVPTKLSPISILYKDDMGVPTLKYHYEGMSVAECGCR